Proteins encoded together in one Bos indicus isolate NIAB-ARS_2022 breed Sahiwal x Tharparkar chromosome 3, NIAB-ARS_B.indTharparkar_mat_pri_1.0, whole genome shotgun sequence window:
- the SCNM1 gene encoding sodium channel modifier 1 isoform X2, with amino-acid sequence MSFKREGDDWSQLNVLKKRRVGDLLASYIPEDEALMLRDGRFACAICPHRPVLDTLAMLTAHRAGKKHLSSLQLFYGKKPPGKGTEQNPRQHNELRREETTAEAPLLTQTRLITQSALHRAPHYNSCCRRKYRPEAPRPSVSRPPLPPPEVEPQGGKISREPEPEAGSQTKESATVSSPAPMSPTRRRALDHYLTLRSSGWIPDGRGRWIKDENVEFDSDEEEPPDLPLD; translated from the exons ATGTCTTTCAAGAGGGAAGGAGACGATTGGAGTCAACTCAATGTGCTCAAA AAACGAAGAGTCGGGGACCTGCTTGCCAGTTACATTCCAGAGGATGAGGCATTGATGCTACGGGATGGACG CTTTGCTTGTGCCATCTGTCCCCACCGACCTGTCCTGGACACTCTGGCCATGTTGACTGCCCACCGTGCAGGCAAAAAACATCTGTCCA GCCTGCAGCTTTTCTATGGCAAGAAGCCGCCAGGAAAGGGCACAGAGCAGAATCCAAGACAGCATAATGAACTCAGGAGAGAAGAGACCACAGCAGAG gctcctctcttaaCCCAGACTCGACTTATCACTCAGAGTGCTCTGCACAGAGCTCCTCACTATAACAGTTGCTGCCGCCGGAAGTACAG ACCAGAAGCCCCTCGTCCCTCTGTCTCTCGCCCCCCTTTGCCACCCCCAGAGGTTGAACCCCAAGGTGGGAAGATCAGTAGAGAACCTGAGCCTGAGGCTGGTTCACAGACCAAGGAGTCAGCCACTGTCTCATCCCCCGCACCTATGAGCCCCACAAGAAGACGGGCCCTGGATCATTACCTCACCCTTCGAAG CTCTGGATGGATCCCAGATGGACGAGGTCGATGgataaaagatgaaaatgttgAGTTTGACTCTGATGAGGAGGAACCCCCTGATCTCCCCTTGGACTGA
- the SCNM1 gene encoding sodium channel modifier 1 isoform X1, whose translation MSFKREGDDWSQLNVLKVGGEECVRSSFTCPLKAKRRVGDLLASYIPEDEALMLRDGRFACAICPHRPVLDTLAMLTAHRAGKKHLSSLQLFYGKKPPGKGTEQNPRQHNELRREETTAEAPLLTQTRLITQSALHRAPHYNSCCRRKYRPEAPRPSVSRPPLPPPEVEPQGGKISREPEPEAGSQTKESATVSSPAPMSPTRRRALDHYLTLRSSGWIPDGRGRWIKDENVEFDSDEEEPPDLPLD comes from the exons ATGTCTTTCAAGAGGGAAGGAGACGATTGGAGTCAACTCAATGTGCTCAAAGTAGGCGGAGAGGAGTGCGTCCGAAGCAGCTTCACCTGCCCTCTGAAGGCT AAACGAAGAGTCGGGGACCTGCTTGCCAGTTACATTCCAGAGGATGAGGCATTGATGCTACGGGATGGACG CTTTGCTTGTGCCATCTGTCCCCACCGACCTGTCCTGGACACTCTGGCCATGTTGACTGCCCACCGTGCAGGCAAAAAACATCTGTCCA GCCTGCAGCTTTTCTATGGCAAGAAGCCGCCAGGAAAGGGCACAGAGCAGAATCCAAGACAGCATAATGAACTCAGGAGAGAAGAGACCACAGCAGAG gctcctctcttaaCCCAGACTCGACTTATCACTCAGAGTGCTCTGCACAGAGCTCCTCACTATAACAGTTGCTGCCGCCGGAAGTACAG ACCAGAAGCCCCTCGTCCCTCTGTCTCTCGCCCCCCTTTGCCACCCCCAGAGGTTGAACCCCAAGGTGGGAAGATCAGTAGAGAACCTGAGCCTGAGGCTGGTTCACAGACCAAGGAGTCAGCCACTGTCTCATCCCCCGCACCTATGAGCCCCACAAGAAGACGGGCCCTGGATCATTACCTCACCCTTCGAAG CTCTGGATGGATCCCAGATGGACGAGGTCGATGgataaaagatgaaaatgttgAGTTTGACTCTGATGAGGAGGAACCCCCTGATCTCCCCTTGGACTGA
- the SCNM1 gene encoding sodium channel modifier 1 isoform X3: MLRDGRFACAICPHRPVLDTLAMLTAHRAGKKHLSSLQLFYGKKPPGKGTEQNPRQHNELRREETTAEAPLLTQTRLITQSALHRAPHYNSCCRRKYRPEAPRPSVSRPPLPPPEVEPQGGKISREPEPEAGSQTKESATVSSPAPMSPTRRRALDHYLTLRSSGWIPDGRGRWIKDENVEFDSDEEEPPDLPLD; the protein is encoded by the exons ATGCTACGGGATGGACG CTTTGCTTGTGCCATCTGTCCCCACCGACCTGTCCTGGACACTCTGGCCATGTTGACTGCCCACCGTGCAGGCAAAAAACATCTGTCCA GCCTGCAGCTTTTCTATGGCAAGAAGCCGCCAGGAAAGGGCACAGAGCAGAATCCAAGACAGCATAATGAACTCAGGAGAGAAGAGACCACAGCAGAG gctcctctcttaaCCCAGACTCGACTTATCACTCAGAGTGCTCTGCACAGAGCTCCTCACTATAACAGTTGCTGCCGCCGGAAGTACAG ACCAGAAGCCCCTCGTCCCTCTGTCTCTCGCCCCCCTTTGCCACCCCCAGAGGTTGAACCCCAAGGTGGGAAGATCAGTAGAGAACCTGAGCCTGAGGCTGGTTCACAGACCAAGGAGTCAGCCACTGTCTCATCCCCCGCACCTATGAGCCCCACAAGAAGACGGGCCCTGGATCATTACCTCACCCTTCGAAG CTCTGGATGGATCCCAGATGGACGAGGTCGATGgataaaagatgaaaatgttgAGTTTGACTCTGATGAGGAGGAACCCCCTGATCTCCCCTTGGACTGA
- the TMOD4 gene encoding tropomodulin-4: MSSYQKELEKYRDIDEDEILKTLSPEELEQLDCELQEMDPENMLLPAGLRQRDQTKKSPTGPLDREALLQYLEQQALEVKERDDLVPFTGEKKGKPYIQPKREIPVEEQVTLEPELEEALAHATDAEMCDIAAILGMYTLMSNKQYYDAICSGEICNTEGISSVVQPDKYKPVPDEPPNPTNIEEILKSVRSNDKEVEEVNLNNIQDIPIPMLTELCEAMKTNTHVRSFSLVATRSGDPVANAVADMLRENRSLQSLNIESNFISSTGLMAVLKAVRENATLTELRVDNQRQWPGDAVEMEMATVLEQCPSIVRFGYHFTQQGPRARAAQAMTRNNELRRQQKKR, encoded by the exons ATGTCATCGTATCAAAAGGAACTGGAAAAATACAGAGACATAGATGAAGATGAGATCCTAAAGACCTTGAGCCCTGAGGAGCTAGAACAGCTGGACTGTGAACTACAGGAGATGGACCCTGAG AACATGCTCCTGCCAGCTGGACTAAGACAACGTGACCAGACAAAGAAGAGCCCAACGGGGCCGCTGGACCGAGAGGCCCTCTTGCAGTACCTGGAACAGCAGGCACTAGAGGTCAAAGAGCGTGATGACTTGGTGCCCTTCACAGGCGAGAAGAAGG ggaaaccctacaTCCAGCCCAAGAGAGAAATTCCAGTGGAGGAGCAGGTCACTCTGGAGCCTGAGCTGGAGGAGGCGCTGGCCCACGCCACAGATGCTGAGATGTGTGACATTGCAG CAATTCtgggcatgtacacactgatGAGCAACAAGCAGTACTATGATGCGATCTGCAGCGGAGAAATCTGCAACACCGAAGGCATTAGCA GTGTGGTGCAGCCTGACAAGTACAAGCCAGTGCCAGATGAGCCCCCAAATCCCACCAACATCGAGGAGATACTGAAGAGTGTTCGAAGCAACGACAAGGAGGTAGAGGAGGTGAACCTCAATAATATCCAG GACATCCCGATACCCATGCTAACTGAGCTGTGTGAGGCCATGAAGACAAATACCCATGTCCGGAGCTTCAGCCTGGTGGCCACAAGGAGTGGTGACCCCGTTGCCAAT GCGGTGGCTGACATGTTGCGTGAGAATCGTAGCCTCCAGAGCCTGAACATCGAATCCAACTTCATTAGCAGCACAGGGCTTATGGCTGTGCTGAAGGCAGTTCGGGAGAACGCCACACTCACTGAGCTCCGAGTAGACAACCAG CGCCAGTGGCCTGGTGACGCGGTGGAGATGGAGATGGCCACCGTGCTTGAACAGTGTCCCTCCATTGTCCGCTTTGGCTACCACTTTACACAGCAGGGGCCACGCGCTCGGGCCGCCCAGGCCATGACCCGGAACAATGAACTGC GTCGCCAGCAAAAGAAGAGATAA